In a single window of the Acyrthosiphon pisum isolate AL4f chromosome X, pea_aphid_22Mar2018_4r6ur, whole genome shotgun sequence genome:
- the LOC103311609 gene encoding zinc finger MYM-type protein 1-like: MDAAKVRSIWIKNETIDASLEKQYTDEAMKWRNVLKRLIKIILSITAGNCALRGNEGSLKIKNATEGNFLRTVRLLAEFDPILNSILHDENQKIKYLNSTQDITKQDQVSLVIRYTTLDFEKKQIQIKESFLGFYLLSHHSAANYVELLQKTLMKLDLNIMKCRGQGYDGAAVMSGSITGVQKRICDIVPNATFVHCCSHNINLVLCDAAKSSRKIQSFFDSVQDIYNFFSSSSPRWAQLVFGEEYGMKINKITLKKVCPTRWEARHNALFSLKHRFVDVLKALSNIQLSSSKKDEINMATTLKKKMENAEFVIILCIWKPILKSLQVASKSMQSVNLSLQRASTQLESAILIIEKLRNQYDQILEDSRNPQANSSNSNDVINNWFCSVNDESNSEENNLEVDDTSANVDVTELSIILSNSN; encoded by the exons ATGGATGCTGCCAAAGTTCGGTCCATTTGGATTAAAAATGAAACCATTGACGCTAgtttagaaaaacaatatacTGACGAAGCAATGAAATGGAGGAATGTATTGAAAaggttgataaaaattatactttccaTAACAGCAGGAAATTGTGCTTTAAGAGGAAATGAAGGAAGCCTTAAAATCAAGAATGCCACCGAAGGAAACTTTTTAAGAACAGTTCGATTACTCGCAGAGTTTGATCCTattctaaatagtattttacatgacgaaaatcaaaaaattaagtatCTAA ACTCTACTCAAGACATAACCAAACAAGACCAAGTTAGTCTTGTAATTCGTTATACCACATTAGATTTTGAAaagaaacaaatacaaattaaagagTCATTTCttggtttttatttactatCCCATCATAGTGCAGCAAATTATGTGGAACTTTTACAAAAAACTTTAATGAAattggatttaaatattatgaaatgtcgGGGTCAAGGGTACGATGGGGCAGCAGTGATGAGTGGTTCAATAACAGGTGTTCAAAAACGAATTTGTGATATTGTGCCCAACGCTACGTTTGTTCATTGCTGTtcccataatataaatttagttttatgtgATGCTGCTAAAAGTTCAAGGaaaatacaatcattttttgATAGTGTGCaagacatttataatttttttagctcAAGTTCACCAAGATGGGCTCAGCTAGTCTTTGGTGAAGAGTACgggatgaaaataaataaaataactttaaaaaaagtgtgtcCTACTCGGTGGGAAGCAAGACATAAtgctttattttcattaaaacataGGTTTGTTGATGTTTTGAAAGCTCTTTCTAATATCCAGCTTTCAAGTTCCAAAAAAGATGAAATAAATATGgctacaactttaaaaaaaaaaatggaaaatgctGAATTTGTAATTATCCTATGTATATGGAAacccattttaaaatctttacaaGTGGCCTCAAAGAGTATGCAATCAGTAAATTTAAGCTTACAAAGAGCATCAACACAATTAGAAAGtgctattttaattatagaaaaGTTGCGGAATCAATATGACCAAATATTAGAAGATTCAAGAAAT CCACAAGCAAATTCCTCCAACTCAAATGATGTAATAAATAACTGGTTTTGTAGTGTTAATGATGAATCAAATAGTGAAGAAAATAATTTGGAGGTTGATGATACTAGTGCAAATGTTGATGTTACTGAATTGTCGATAAtactttcaaattcaaattaa